In Pseudoliparis swirei isolate HS2019 ecotype Mariana Trench chromosome 11, NWPU_hadal_v1, whole genome shotgun sequence, a genomic segment contains:
- the nubpl gene encoding iron-sulfur protein NUBPL isoform X1, which translates to MAQFSYSRMSHLLRLYGHKVQVSRTGTEIKPGPACCVQLARCQRSVDSKALQERQRQQMARGLPRPKPIAGVKQVIVVASGKGGVGKSTTAVNLALGILANDPLKSVGLLDADVYGPSIPKLMNLKGNPELSDNNLMIPLVNYGVPCMSMGFLVDDVAPIVWRGLMVMSAVERLLRQVDWGSLDYLVVDMPPGTGDVQLSVTQNVPVAGAVIVSTPQDIALLDARRGAEMFKKVNVPVLGLVQNMSVFQCPRCNHRTHIFGSDGARQLAAAMTVEFLGDVPLHLSIRETSDRGQPVVVSFPDSPEAEAYRKVASAVVRRLEEVNT; encoded by the exons ATGGCTCAGTTCTCATACAGCAGAATGTCTCATTTACTGAGACTATACGGTCATAAGGTTCAGGTTTCACGAACAGGGACAGAAATAAAACCGGGACCTGCGTGTTGTGTGCAGCTCGCGCGCTGCCAG CGGTCGGTGGACAGCAAGGCGCTCCAGGAGAGGCAGAGGCAGCAGATGGCCAGAGGCCTCCCCAGACCGAAGCCCATCGCCGGGGTCAAGCAGGTCATCGTCGTGGCGTCGGGGAAAGGGGGCGTCGGCAAGTCCACCACCGCAG TGAATTTAGCTCTCGGAATACTGGCCAACGATCCG CTCAAGTCGGTCGGCCTGCTGGACGCCGACGTTTACGGCCCGTCGATCCCCAAACTGATGAACCTGAAGGGAAACCCGGAGCTCAGCGATA ACAACCTGATGATCCCCCTGGTGAACTACGGGGTTCCTTG catGTCGATGGGCTTCCTGGTGGACGACGTGGCTCCCATCGTGTGGAGGGGGCTGATGGTGATGTCGGCGGTGGAGCGACTGCTCAGACAG gtggactgGGGCTCTCTGGACTACCTGGTGGTCGACATGCCTCCTGGGACGGGAGACGTCCAGCTGTCTGTCACCCAGAACGTCCCAGTAGCAG GCGCCGTCATCGTGTCGACGCCACAGGACATCGCCCTGCTGGACGCCCGGCGAGGAGCCGAGATGTTCAAGAAGGTCAACGTGCCG GTTCTCGGTCTGGTGCAGAACATGAGCGTCTTCCAGTGTCCGCGCTGCAACCACCGGACTCACATCTTCGGCTCCGACGGTGCCCGGCAACTGGCGGCCGCCATGACGGTTGAGTTCCTGG GCGACGTTCCTCTCCATCTGAGCATCAGAGAAACGTCGGACAGAGGACAGCCGGTGGTCGTCTCCTTCCCCGACAGCCCCGAG gCGGAGGCGTACAGGAAGGTGGCGTCGGCTGTGGTCCGGCGACTGGAGGAAGTCAACACTTGA
- the nubpl gene encoding iron-sulfur protein NUBPL isoform X2 has protein sequence MARGLPRPKPIAGVKQVIVVASGKGGVGKSTTAVNLALGILANDPLKSVGLLDADVYGPSIPKLMNLKGNPELSDNNLMIPLVNYGVPCMSMGFLVDDVAPIVWRGLMVMSAVERLLRQVDWGSLDYLVVDMPPGTGDVQLSVTQNVPVAGAVIVSTPQDIALLDARRGAEMFKKVNVPVLGLVQNMSVFQCPRCNHRTHIFGSDGARQLAAAMTVEFLGDVPLHLSIRETSDRGQPVVVSFPDSPEAEAYRKVASAVVRRLEEVNT, from the exons ATGGCCAGAGGCCTCCCCAGACCGAAGCCCATCGCCGGGGTCAAGCAGGTCATCGTCGTGGCGTCGGGGAAAGGGGGCGTCGGCAAGTCCACCACCGCAG TGAATTTAGCTCTCGGAATACTGGCCAACGATCCG CTCAAGTCGGTCGGCCTGCTGGACGCCGACGTTTACGGCCCGTCGATCCCCAAACTGATGAACCTGAAGGGAAACCCGGAGCTCAGCGATA ACAACCTGATGATCCCCCTGGTGAACTACGGGGTTCCTTG catGTCGATGGGCTTCCTGGTGGACGACGTGGCTCCCATCGTGTGGAGGGGGCTGATGGTGATGTCGGCGGTGGAGCGACTGCTCAGACAG gtggactgGGGCTCTCTGGACTACCTGGTGGTCGACATGCCTCCTGGGACGGGAGACGTCCAGCTGTCTGTCACCCAGAACGTCCCAGTAGCAG GCGCCGTCATCGTGTCGACGCCACAGGACATCGCCCTGCTGGACGCCCGGCGAGGAGCCGAGATGTTCAAGAAGGTCAACGTGCCG GTTCTCGGTCTGGTGCAGAACATGAGCGTCTTCCAGTGTCCGCGCTGCAACCACCGGACTCACATCTTCGGCTCCGACGGTGCCCGGCAACTGGCGGCCGCCATGACGGTTGAGTTCCTGG GCGACGTTCCTCTCCATCTGAGCATCAGAGAAACGTCGGACAGAGGACAGCCGGTGGTCGTCTCCTTCCCCGACAGCCCCGAG gCGGAGGCGTACAGGAAGGTGGCGTCGGCTGTGGTCCGGCGACTGGAGGAAGTCAACACTTGA
- the dtd2 gene encoding D-aminoacyl-tRNA deacylase 2: MAERGGVPAARAVLQQCLQATLQVKPPEELSEAQYVQIHRGMVIYICFFKGASEDMLPKMVSALLNLRLCESDSGKMVSVSELPGSLLIVPQATLGGKAKGRAVQYHDNIGKEAGQRLYGTFVSLCEEQLALAVAAAATGQVTVKHGTYGNRQVLKLNTNGPYTHLMDF, encoded by the exons ATGGCAGAGAGAGGCGGTGTTCCGGCGGCGCGGGCGGTACTTCAGCAGTGTCTGCAGGCGACGCTGCAGGTGAAGCCACCGGAGGAGCTCTCGGAGGCTCAGTATGTCCAG ATCCACAGAGGAATGGTGATCTATATCTGCTTCTTCAAAGGAGCCTCGGAGGACATGCTGCCCAAGATGG TGTCCGCACTGTTAAACCTGCGGCTGTGCGAATCCGACTCGGGGAAGATGGTGTCGGTGTCGGAGCTGCCCGGCAGCCTGCTGATCGTCCCCCAGGCCACACTGGGCGGGAAGGCCAAAGGCCGAGCAGTGCAGTACCACGACAACATTGGCAAGGAGGCCGGACAGCGGCTCTACGGCACCTTCGTGTCCCTGTGCGAGGAGCAGCTGGCGCTGGCGGTGGCGGCAGCGGCGACGGGCCAAGTGACGGTGAAACACGGGACGTACGGGAACAGACAGGTGCTGAAGCTCAACACCAACGGGCCCTACACGCACCTCATGGACTTTTGA